A stretch of Mya arenaria isolate MELC-2E11 chromosome 14, ASM2691426v1 DNA encodes these proteins:
- the LOC128215784 gene encoding uncharacterized protein C12orf56-like, producing the protein MQKKNNKLESFLFKSLPEHKYERIRGYEACIVISEKENKAFKYVVLGDQWIYLTENPPRVIQEAVPLNDVISVELVNDFPDFLMGDDKKNCQHIAITYWTSEPVKRRSFRKKKSPRGSQSDLHGDRSNASTPLSMASSYDLWADEHSFNTSLSSLPHRPDSRGSMSSARESRKGSISGKKSIKKGKPALRTIQSESEDMILKSLKEELEEEDILEDIENQSELGESLAKSYNTQTAPRSQRSARSTRSVKSSRPLPSPVPNTKAFETPVNGNSGSSVINSNGLPKKQGIPPDPSFNDDSEPTSCCLKCCSFTFGKSKVSPLCGAGKSSSPQPGDKKRLFSASTDTTNAHTKSDVHIEITAANSDIMPYGPNRRSSIHSSVTTLRGHGDRAVTPAMDDIERRSVLSIASMSDYGGSMQRLSLLGMEGIAEKRRAVLNLYLLSSQSPMLMLIRSAWCNCLISATLMLNPEMLETPKGSVLQTSQRGRQEMLFQELKRDLLKPDNDIEDLFYLLNELKLATEKNFVLKRFFWKNADLFHFFVKKLQSFLQRSADKAGQLRRTNEFELITLLVDILCMMFHESEIIQERTQALKAERGKYVLALLMVLTCNPEIPEKRPGEKTIIDSEMMLADFTRTSLGTVFELFLMAKQANWSHLEGNFYNISWMISTLEELRDTEKFIARVVDMMLSMISKSSGDRLSPADAVLLYQMFFVLNNFLQYSRRIKTFISTTYAEEFKYFVKVPLVMRKLPQTYPVYQLLQTQVDDAYRKVIPTI; encoded by the exons ATGCAAAAGAAGAATAATAAACTTGAgagttttttgtttaaatcctTACCTGAGCACAAGTACGAGCGGATCCGTGGATATGAGGCCTGCATTGTTATTTCGGAGAAAGAGAACAAGGCATTTAAGTATGTGGTTCTTGGGGACCAGTGGATCTACCTGACAGAGAACCCACCCCGGGTCATCCAGGAGGCTGTCCCGCTCAATGATGTCATCTCAGTTGAGCTT GTCAACGACTTCCCTGACTTCCTCATGGGTGATGACAAGAAGAATTGCCAGCATATTGCGATTACCTACTGGACCAGTGAACCAGTCAAACGCAGGTCGTTCCGTAAGAAAAAGTCCCCACGTGGATCCCAGTCTGATCTCCATGGTGATCGTTCTAATGCCTCCACCCCACTTAGTATGGCCTCATCATATGACCTCTGGGCTGATGAACACTCCTTCAATACAAG TCTGAGCAGCCTTCCCCATCGGCCAGACAGTCGTGGTTCTATGTCGTCAGCCCGTGAGTCACGTAAGGGGAGCATATCTGGCAAGAAATCTATCAAGAAGGGCAAACCAGCACTCCGTACCATCCAGAGTGAGTCAGAGGACATGATCCTTAAGTCTCTCAAGGAGGAGTTGGAGGAAGAAGACATTCTTGAAGATATTGAGAACCAGAGTGAGCTTGGGGAATCCCTAGCTAAGTCGTACAATACCCAGACTGCCCCTCGCTCACAGCGGTCAGCAAGGTCCACACGATCTGTCAAGTCTAGCAGGCCTTTACCCTCACCAGTACCTAACACCAAAGCTTTTGAAACACCAGTGAATGGAAACAGTGGCTCATCTGTAATAAACTCAAATGGCTTGCCAAAGAAGCAAGGAATACCACCAGATCCTTCATTTAATGATGACTCTGAGCCAACATCgtgttgtttaaaatgttgttcattTACTTTTGGTAAGAGTAAGGTGTCACCCCTTTGTGGGGCTGGCAAGTCCTCCTCTCCTCAGCCTGGGGACAAAAAACGATTGTTTAGTGCCTCTACTGACACAACAAATGCTCACACAAAGTCAGATGTTCATATAGAGATTACGGCAGCAAATTCAGACATTATGCCATATGGTCCTAATCGTCGGTCGTCCATTCATTCCTCAGTGACCACGCTTCGGGGCCATGGTGACAGGGCGGTCACTCCTGCCATGGATGACATTGAGCGGAGAAG CGTTCTGAGTATAGCTTCAATGTCTGACTACGGAGGTTCGATGCAACGTCTTTCATTGCTGGGGATGGAGGGGATTGCAGAGAAGCGACGGGCTGTGCTCAACCTTTACCTGCTCAGCAGCCAGTCCCCCATGCTCATGCTGATACGGAGTGCCTGGTGCAACTGCCTTATT TCAGCAACTCTAATGTTGAATCCAGAGATGTTAGAAACACCGAAAGGAAGTGTGCTGCAAACTTCACAAAG GGGTCGTCAGGAGATGCTTTTTCAGGAGTTAAAGCGTGACCTTCTCAAGCCTGACAATGACATCGAGGATCTCTTCTACCTCCTCAATGAGCTCAAACTTGCTACAGAGAAAAACTTTGTCCTCAAACGATTCTTCTGGAAG AATGCGGACCTGTTTCACTTCTTTGTGAAGAAGCTACAGTCGTTCCTTCAGCGCTCCGCTGACAAGGCAGGCCAGCTGAGAAGGACCAATGAGTTTGA ACTGATTACACTGCTGGTGGACATTCTGTGTATGATGTTCCACGAGTCAGAGATTATCCAGGAACGGACCCAGGCACTCAAGGCTGAGAG GGGCAAGTATGTCCTAGCCCTGCTGATGGTACTCACGTGTAACCCTGAAATCCCAGAGAAACGGCCTGGCGAGAAAACCATTATTGACAGTGAG ATGATGCTGGCAGATTTCACCCGGACTTCTCTTGGCACGGTGTTCGAGTTGTTCCTGATGGCTAAACAG GCCAACTGGAGTCACCTGGAGGGAAACTTCTACAACATAAGCTGGATGATCTCCACACTGGAGGAACTACGAGACACT GAGAAATTCATAGCACGTGTTGTTGACATGATGTTGTCCATGATCTCCAAGTCGTCTGGAGACAGGCTATCCCCTGCGGATGCTGTGTTACTCTACCAAATGTTCTTTGTGCTCAATAACTTCCTCCAGTACAGCAGACGCATCAAGACATTCATATCGACAACATATGCCGAGGAATTTAA GTACTTTGTGAAGGTTCCCCTGGTGATGAGGAAGCTGCCTCAGACTTACCCCGTGTACCAGCTACTGCAGACACAGGTGGATGATGCCTACCGCAAGGTCATACCCACCATTTAA